The following DNA comes from Pseudobythopirellula maris.
TCGCGCCGCTTGCGGACGGCCGTCACTTCGCGGAAGCCGAGCCGCAGGAGCACCTCGCGCCAGCCTTCGGTGGTTCCCTCGGCGAGCGGCAGCTCTTGCTCGAAGCGGGTCTTTGCGGCGCCGCCTAGCTTCGCCCCTTTGTAGGTCAACCGGCTCGCCTCGCCAACCGTGCGGATGCGCAGCGCCTCGTCCGTTTGGGCGAAGTCGCGCGACGGGTGGTTGAAGTAGGCGTCCGATTGCTCCGAGACTCCTTCTGATTCGGCGCCGAGTTCGGCGAGCCTCGCCCGGAAGGCGGCTTCGTCGGCGAGCGGGAATTTGAGTTCGATTTCGAGCATCAAGAGGGAACCACGAAGCAGTAAGGACAGAAAGAAACGGGGCGATTAGACTACCACGGGCCGACAAAGATTCTGCGGCTCGTCACGAAGACAGGAAGAACGGAAGTAGAAACCACGGATAACACGGATGGGCACGGATAAGAGCCCCTTCCATCCGTGCCCATCCGTGAAATCCGTGGTCAACTCCTTTCGCCCCACGCACTGATTGGCTTGAGCTGTGCGATTCAATGTGCGCTATATGCTGGCTGTTATGGCGTTAGTCGCCTATTACGCTGTGTTCGTGGGCCTGCTGGCAAAACGTGGCCTGCTTCGCGTCGAGTGGAACGCAGCGGATGGGATCGTCCTCTTCTCCGCCGCATTGCATCTCTACTGCCAATGGTCGCGAGTTGCATTGATTGGCCGCTCTCCCCTCGCGTGGCGGCGCAGTGAAGATAATTGGCGGCGTCCCAACCTCTATCACGTACTATTGGTCTGTTTCTTCGGTCTAAGCTTCTTGATAGGCCTATACCGAAGGATCGATGCCAATACGTTCATGCTACTGAATGCGGCTGCATGCCACACGATTATTGAATCCTTGGCATGGGTGTTTGTTGGTGAAAAAGGGCTACACACTGGCCTCACGACGATCGCTTGGGAAGAATGCCGGTTTTCATGGGACCGTGCAAAGCACACTCTGACACT
Coding sequences within:
- the cyaB gene encoding class IV adenylate cyclase, translated to MLEIELKFPLADEAAFRARLAELGAESEGVSEQSDAYFNHPSRDFAQTDEALRIRTVGEASRLTYKGAKLGGAAKTRFEQELPLAEGTTEGWREVLLRLGFREVTAVRKRREAFSLTLDGRAFELTIDRVEGLGLYAEVETLADETSQDDAEQAVVNLAGRLGLSQPEGRSYLEMLLGEMMRRR